The following are encoded together in the Deinococcus soli (ex Cha et al. 2016) genome:
- the hutI gene encoding imidazolonepropionase, whose product MTETLFTNISQLVTPAPGMQRGAAMRDLTVIPDVAMLVSGGVIRWIGPRADAPSNAQEHDLGGVAVVPGLIDPHTHAVWAGDRLADFEARVQGVPYEEILARGGGIRSSMRATGAASVDDLVALARPRLEALRDSGATSMEVKSGYGMDFDAELRMLQAVRALQTEYGLVPTLLIHVPPTEGRAEYVQAVCHDLIPGVVRDGLATAVDVFTEREAFTVAETRAILQAAKTHGLQTKLHADQFHAIGGTELACELGALSVDHLEASGPAQIAALAASDTVATILPGVTLHLGLPAAPGRALINAGAAVAVGTDLNPGSSPVFSTQLALALAVRLCRLTPAEALTASTVNAAAALGLSDRGALAPGQRADFLALHSPDWRDLPYTLGANPVRNVFVGGIPV is encoded by the coding sequence ATGACGGAAACACTGTTCACGAACATCAGCCAGCTGGTCACACCTGCCCCCGGCATGCAGCGTGGCGCGGCCATGCGCGACCTGACGGTCATTCCCGATGTGGCGATGCTCGTGTCAGGGGGCGTGATCCGCTGGATTGGCCCGCGCGCCGACGCTCCCAGCAACGCGCAGGAGCATGACCTGGGTGGCGTGGCGGTCGTCCCCGGATTGATCGACCCGCACACGCATGCCGTGTGGGCCGGGGATCGCCTCGCGGACTTCGAGGCGCGCGTGCAGGGCGTCCCGTACGAGGAGATCCTCGCGCGCGGCGGCGGCATCCGCAGCAGCATGCGGGCGACCGGGGCGGCCAGCGTGGACGATCTCGTGGCGCTCGCCCGGCCTCGCCTGGAGGCTCTGCGGGACTCTGGCGCGACGTCCATGGAGGTCAAGAGCGGGTATGGAATGGACTTCGACGCCGAGTTGCGAATGCTCCAGGCGGTCCGTGCCCTCCAGACGGAATACGGGCTCGTGCCGACCCTGTTGATTCACGTGCCGCCCACCGAGGGCCGCGCCGAGTACGTGCAGGCGGTGTGCCACGATCTCATCCCCGGCGTGGTACGTGACGGGCTGGCGACGGCGGTGGACGTGTTCACCGAGCGGGAGGCGTTCACGGTGGCCGAGACCCGTGCCATCCTCCAGGCCGCAAAAACACACGGGCTTCAGACGAAGCTGCATGCCGACCAGTTCCACGCCATCGGCGGCACGGAGCTCGCGTGCGAGCTGGGTGCCCTGAGTGTGGATCACCTGGAAGCGAGCGGCCCCGCGCAGATCGCCGCGCTGGCCGCGTCGGACACCGTGGCGACCATCCTCCCCGGCGTGACGCTGCACCTGGGTCTGCCCGCTGCGCCGGGCCGCGCCCTGATCAACGCGGGCGCGGCGGTCGCCGTGGGCACCGACCTGAACCCCGGCTCGTCCCCCGTGTTCAGCACGCAACTGGCGCTGGCGCTGGCCGTGCGCCTGTGCCGCCTCACGCCCGCTGAGGCGCTGACTGCCAGCACCGTCAATGCGGCTGCCGCCCTGGGCCTGAGTGACCGGGGAGCCCTCGCGCCCGGTCAGCGCGCCGACTTCCTCGCGCTGCACAGCCCCGACTGGCGCGACCTGCCTTACACCCTCGGCGCGAACCCCGTGCGAAACGTGTTCGTCGGCGGAATTCCCGTCTGA
- a CDS encoding PadR family transcriptional regulator, whose protein sequence is MPRSPNSSPHTRAVLHALQQTYPAHTYGYDLSKSTGLKSGTLYPILQRLHEQGHLDAQWEQSPHPGKPPRHIYRLTQSGLELARDRHETTPTTRTTGALT, encoded by the coding sequence ATGCCACGATCCCCCAACTCCAGCCCCCACACCAGAGCCGTCCTGCACGCCCTCCAGCAGACCTACCCCGCGCACACCTACGGCTATGACCTCTCAAAGAGCACCGGTCTGAAAAGCGGAACCCTCTACCCCATCCTCCAGCGCCTGCACGAACAGGGCCACCTGGACGCCCAGTGGGAACAGTCCCCCCACCCCGGCAAACCACCCCGCCACATCTACCGCCTGACCCAGAGTGGCCTCGAGCTGGCCCGCGACCGCCACGAAACCACCCCCACCACCCGCACCACAGGAGCGCTGACATGA
- a CDS encoding DinB family protein translates to MNRHHLPLSRTDHLVITDLEGYAPQIARLIHMMSYVRNTTLGAVEGLTVQELDTLVNPEGNTIGMLLAHIAGLEEGYQGITFQGVRPDSTRAELRLGDAGRREIHSQPLERYVERLNEVRQQTLAGLRDRDDQWLAHEYSPWGRDTWNNHFAWFHVMEDEIRHQGQIILLKKLIRLHRSQR, encoded by the coding sequence ATGAACAGGCACCACCTGCCACTCAGCCGTACAGACCACCTTGTCATCACTGATCTCGAGGGCTATGCCCCGCAGATCGCGCGGCTGATTCACATGATGTCTTACGTCCGAAATACCACGCTCGGAGCAGTCGAGGGGCTCACTGTGCAGGAACTTGATACCCTGGTGAACCCTGAAGGCAACACCATCGGGATGCTGCTGGCCCACATTGCCGGGCTTGAAGAGGGCTACCAGGGCATCACTTTCCAGGGGGTCCGGCCTGATTCGACTCGCGCAGAACTCCGCCTGGGCGACGCGGGCCGACGTGAGATTCACAGCCAACCCCTTGAACGATATGTGGAGCGACTGAATGAAGTTAGGCAGCAGACCCTCGCCGGATTGCGCGACCGGGACGATCAATGGCTGGCTCACGAATACAGCCCATGGGGACGCGACACCTGGAACAACCACTTCGCGTGGTTCCACGTCATGGAAGACGAGATCAGGCACCAGGGTCAGATCATTCTCCTGAAGAAACTCATCCGCCTGCACCGGAGCCAGAGATGA
- the sdaAA gene encoding L-serine ammonia-lyase, iron-sulfur-dependent, subunit alpha, whose protein sequence is MTTLDDILNAPHPASEWILAQDCAETGLQPDDIRAEMLRRIGEMRASIQRGLSSDARSITGMVGWNAKGLWDAPDVLGAPLLRRVQAYAMAVNEENARMGRIVAAPTAGSAGTIPGALIGVADHLGLPDERLVNPMILAAGIGKAISKRMFISGAAGGCQAEIGSSAAMAAAAIVELMGGTPRAAVHAASMALMNTIGLVCDPVGGYVEVPCVSRNAFYAVHAVSAAQLALAQLESFIPPDEVLGAMASVGRMMPAALRETADGGLAQTPTGLAVTARMEGKKDGEGPGGMIELPLA, encoded by the coding sequence ATGACCACCCTCGACGACATCCTGAACGCCCCCCACCCCGCCTCCGAGTGGATTCTCGCGCAGGACTGCGCCGAGACCGGCCTGCAACCCGACGACATCCGCGCCGAGATGCTGCGCCGCATCGGCGAGATGCGCGCCAGCATCCAGCGCGGCCTGAGCAGCGACGCCAGGAGCATCACGGGGATGGTCGGCTGGAACGCCAAGGGCCTCTGGGACGCCCCGGACGTGCTGGGTGCGCCCCTGCTGCGGCGCGTGCAGGCGTACGCGATGGCCGTGAACGAGGAGAACGCCCGCATGGGCCGCATCGTCGCCGCCCCCACCGCCGGCAGTGCCGGCACCATCCCTGGCGCGCTGATCGGCGTGGCCGACCACCTCGGCCTGCCCGACGAGCGCCTCGTGAACCCCATGATCCTCGCCGCGGGGATCGGCAAGGCCATCAGCAAGCGCATGTTCATCAGCGGCGCGGCAGGCGGCTGTCAGGCCGAAATCGGCAGCAGCGCCGCCATGGCCGCCGCCGCCATCGTCGAACTGATGGGCGGCACCCCCCGCGCCGCCGTGCACGCTGCCAGCATGGCCCTCATGAACACCATCGGTCTCGTCTGCGACCCGGTCGGCGGGTACGTGGAGGTCCCCTGCGTGAGCCGCAACGCCTTCTACGCCGTGCACGCCGTCAGCGCCGCCCAGCTGGCCCTGGCGCAACTGGAATCCTTCATCCCCCCGGACGAGGTCCTGGGTGCGATGGCCAGCGTGGGCCGCATGATGCCCGCTGCGCTGCGTGAAACCGCCGACGGGGGCCTCGCCCAGACCCCCACCGGACTGGCCGTCACCGCCCGCATGGAAGGGAAGAAGGACGGCGAGGGACCGGGCGGCATGATCGAACTGCCACTAGCGTAG
- the hutH gene encoding histidine ammonia-lyase encodes MILDQHLTLSDFLSVVRGGESVQLSDAARERILRARAVIERIVDGDAAVYGVNTGFGKFASVQVPREGLEELQLNLILSHAIGVGEALPTEVVRGMLLLRAQSLALGHSGVRPEVVELLLALLNAGAHPVIPAQGSVGASGDLAPLAHLALALIGHGEIEYRGEVRASADVLAELGLTPLVLQAKEGLALINGTQLMGSLLALAVADARTLLGTANLAAAMTVEAMYGSHRPFQPDVVGLRPHPGAVAVAEELRFFLRDSQIAPSHLVGDGKVQDAYSLRAAPQVHGASLDALAHAERVLAVEFASVTDNPLIFPDTGDVVSGGNFHGQPLAVTIDTLKVAVAELGSIAERRCEQLLNPSLSGLPGFLTPQGGLNSGFMIAQYTAAALVSENKVLAHPASVDTIPTSANQEDHVSMGAHGARQLRAILENVQNVIGIELLCAAQALDFQNLHAGRGAQAAWEHIRAHIPNMTRDRYYRPDLLKIVEMVRSGELLRVAREA; translated from the coding sequence GTGATTCTCGATCAACACCTGACCCTGTCTGATTTCCTGTCCGTCGTGCGTGGCGGCGAGTCCGTCCAGCTGTCCGACGCCGCGCGTGAGCGCATCCTGCGGGCGCGGGCGGTGATCGAGCGGATCGTGGACGGTGACGCGGCGGTGTACGGCGTGAATACGGGCTTCGGGAAGTTCGCGTCGGTGCAGGTGCCGCGCGAGGGGCTGGAGGAGTTGCAGTTGAACCTGATCCTGTCGCACGCGATCGGGGTGGGGGAGGCCCTGCCGACCGAGGTGGTGCGCGGAATGTTGCTGCTGCGGGCGCAGTCGCTGGCGCTGGGGCATTCGGGGGTGCGGCCCGAGGTGGTGGAGCTGCTGCTGGCCCTGCTGAACGCGGGGGCACACCCGGTCATTCCAGCGCAGGGGAGCGTGGGCGCGTCGGGGGATCTGGCGCCGCTGGCGCACCTTGCCCTGGCGCTGATCGGGCACGGCGAGATCGAGTACCGGGGCGAGGTGCGCGCCAGTGCGGACGTGCTGGCCGAGCTGGGCCTGACCCCGCTGGTGTTGCAGGCGAAGGAGGGACTGGCGCTCATCAACGGCACGCAGCTCATGGGCAGCCTGCTCGCGCTGGCGGTCGCGGATGCGCGGACGCTGCTGGGCACGGCGAATCTCGCGGCGGCCATGACGGTCGAGGCGATGTACGGCTCGCACCGACCCTTCCAGCCGGATGTGGTGGGCCTGCGCCCCCACCCCGGCGCGGTCGCGGTGGCCGAGGAACTGCGGTTCTTCCTGCGGGATTCGCAGATCGCGCCGTCGCACTTGGTGGGGGACGGGAAGGTGCAGGACGCGTACTCGCTGCGCGCCGCGCCGCAGGTGCACGGCGCGAGCCTGGACGCCCTCGCGCACGCCGAACGGGTGCTGGCGGTGGAGTTCGCGTCCGTGACGGACAACCCTCTGATCTTCCCCGACACCGGCGACGTCGTCAGCGGCGGGAACTTCCACGGGCAGCCGCTCGCCGTGACCATCGACACGCTGAAAGTCGCGGTGGCGGAACTCGGCAGCATCGCGGAGCGCCGCTGCGAGCAGCTCCTGAACCCGTCCCTGTCGGGCCTGCCGGGCTTCCTGACGCCGCAGGGCGGCCTGAACAGCGGCTTCATGATCGCGCAGTACACCGCCGCCGCCCTCGTCAGCGAGAACAAGGTCCTCGCCCACCCCGCCAGCGTGGACACCATCCCCACCAGCGCCAACCAGGAAGATCACGTCAGCATGGGCGCGCACGGCGCCCGGCAGCTGCGCGCCATCCTGGAGAACGTCCAGAACGTCATCGGGATCGAACTGCTGTGCGCCGCGCAGGCCCTCGACTTCCAGAACCTCCACGCCGGACGCGGCGCGCAGGCCGCGTGGGAACACATTCGCGCCCACATCCCCAACATGACCCGCGACCGCTACTACCGCCCGGACCTCCTGAAGATCGTCGAGATGGTCCGCAGCGGCGAACTGCTCCGCGTGGCGCGGGAGGCGTAA
- a CDS encoding histidine phosphatase family protein, whose protein sequence is MKLLLIRHAQSENNVIEDRPDYTQARQPDPPLTAHGHHSARQFAQDADLRGVTHGFRLFR, encoded by the coding sequence GTGAAGCTCCTGCTGATCCGCCACGCGCAATCCGAGAACAACGTCATCGAGGACCGCCCCGACTACACGCAGGCGCGGCAGCCCGACCCGCCCCTGACCGCACACGGACACCACAGCGCCCGGCAGTTCGCACAGGACGCCGACCTGAGAGGCGTGACGCACGGGTTCCGTCTGTTTCGTTGA
- a CDS encoding arginase family protein, translating to MTQPTHLPYGGIPTFARAPMVQPEGDWMADVAVLGIPFDIALGFRPGARFAPRSLREASLRSVPPFTGLDGVTRLAGVTFADAGDVVLPSLEPELARQRISAAAESMRERCRLPVFLGGDHSVTYPILRAFAGVPDLHVVQLDAHLDFTDSRNDTRYSNSSPFRRACEELPNLVHITTVGLRGLRFDPEAVAAARARGHALIPMTDVAGDLTRVLERLPRGKNVYLSVDVDGFDPSVIPGTSSPEPDGLTYAQGMAILAETARHNTIVGLDVVELAPNLDPTGRSELLTARLIMETLCAVDEFGAAKSGWTR from the coding sequence ATGACCCAGCCCACCCACCTGCCCTACGGCGGGATTCCGACCTTCGCCCGCGCGCCGATGGTTCAGCCCGAGGGGGACTGGATGGCGGACGTGGCGGTGCTCGGTATTCCCTTCGATATCGCGCTGGGCTTCCGCCCCGGCGCACGCTTCGCGCCACGATCACTGCGGGAGGCGAGCCTGCGGAGCGTGCCGCCCTTCACGGGCCTGGACGGCGTGACGAGACTGGCGGGCGTGACCTTCGCGGACGCGGGGGACGTGGTGCTGCCCAGCCTGGAACCCGAACTGGCGCGGCAGCGGATCAGCGCGGCGGCGGAGTCCATGAGGGAGCGTTGCCGTCTGCCCGTGTTCCTGGGTGGCGACCACAGCGTCACGTACCCGATCCTGCGTGCGTTTGCGGGCGTGCCGGACCTGCACGTGGTGCAGCTGGACGCGCACCTGGACTTCACCGACTCCCGGAACGACACCCGCTACAGCAACAGCAGTCCGTTCCGCCGCGCGTGCGAGGAACTGCCGAACCTCGTCCACATCACGACGGTCGGTCTGCGCGGGTTGCGCTTCGACCCGGAAGCAGTCGCGGCAGCCCGCGCGCGGGGGCACGCCCTGATCCCCATGACGGACGTCGCGGGCGACCTGACACGCGTGCTGGAGCGGCTGCCGCGCGGGAAGAACGTGTACCTCAGCGTGGACGTGGACGGCTTCGACCCCAGCGTCATCCCCGGCACGAGCAGCCCCGAACCGGACGGCCTGACCTACGCGCAGGGCATGGCGATCCTGGCGGAAACCGCGCGGCACAACACCATCGTCGGCCTGGACGTGGTGGAACTCGCCCCGAACCTCGACCCCACTGGCCGAAGCGAACTCCTGACGGCGCGGCTGATCATGGAGACACTGTGCGCCGTGGACGAATTCGGTGCCGCAAAGTCGGGGTGGACACGATGA
- the hutU gene encoding urocanate hydratase, translated as MTHPAPTEPAPVIRAPRGPQKTAKGWVQEAAKRMLMNNLDPDVAEHPDTLVVYGGRGKAARSWEAFHRIVETLDRLEDDETLLIQSGKPVAVLRTNEWAPRVLLANSNLVPHWANWETFDKLDQAGLMMYGQMTAGSWIYIGTQGILQGTYETFAGAARKHFGGTLKGTITVTAGLGGMGGAQPLAVKLAGGVSINIEIDPTRIQKRLDTRYLDEVATSLEDAIARAEGYRAEGVARSIGVQGNAADLVPQLVEMNWTPDLITDQTSAHDPMWGYIPPVTPDEDASRLRTDHPDEYKRRAYAAMAAHVRAILELQKRGAVAFDYGNNLRHRAQEAGVENAFDYPGFVPAFIRDSFCEGRGPFRWVALSGDPEDIRATDRALLDLFPHDERLQSWLTYAADQIAFQGLPARICWLGYRERDQAARLFNEMVADGRLKAPIVIGRDHLDAGSVASPYRETEAMLDGSDAVSDWPLLNFGVGIASGASWMSFHHGGGVGLGFSQHSGLVIVADGTPEAAQKLSRALTNDPGMGVIRHADAGYDHALNVARERGLDLPSLGIQSRE; from the coding sequence ATGACGCACCCCGCCCCCACCGAACCCGCCCCCGTCATCCGCGCCCCACGCGGCCCCCAGAAAACCGCCAAAGGATGGGTGCAGGAAGCGGCCAAGCGCATGCTGATGAACAACCTCGACCCGGACGTCGCCGAGCACCCCGACACCCTGGTCGTGTACGGCGGGCGCGGCAAGGCCGCCCGGAGCTGGGAGGCCTTCCACCGGATCGTGGAGACCCTCGACCGGCTGGAAGACGACGAGACGCTGCTGATCCAGTCCGGCAAACCCGTCGCCGTCCTGCGCACCAATGAGTGGGCGCCGCGCGTGCTGCTCGCCAACTCCAACCTCGTGCCGCACTGGGCGAACTGGGAAACCTTCGACAAGCTCGACCAGGCGGGCCTGATGATGTACGGGCAGATGACCGCCGGAAGCTGGATCTACATCGGCACGCAGGGCATCCTCCAGGGCACCTACGAGACCTTCGCCGGGGCGGCCCGCAAGCACTTCGGTGGCACCCTGAAAGGAACCATCACCGTCACCGCCGGACTGGGCGGCATGGGCGGCGCGCAACCGCTGGCCGTGAAACTCGCCGGGGGCGTCAGCATCAATATCGAGATCGACCCCACCCGCATCCAGAAACGCCTCGACACCCGCTACCTCGACGAGGTCGCCACGAGCCTGGAAGACGCCATCGCCCGCGCCGAGGGGTACAGGGCCGAGGGCGTCGCCCGCTCCATCGGTGTGCAGGGCAACGCCGCGGACCTCGTCCCGCAGCTCGTCGAGATGAACTGGACCCCGGACCTCATCACCGACCAGACCAGCGCGCACGACCCCATGTGGGGCTACATCCCACCCGTCACGCCCGACGAGGACGCCAGCCGCCTGCGCACCGACCACCCCGACGAGTACAAACGCCGCGCGTACGCTGCGATGGCCGCGCACGTCCGCGCCATCCTCGAACTCCAGAAGCGCGGCGCCGTCGCGTTTGACTACGGCAACAACCTCCGCCACCGCGCGCAGGAAGCGGGCGTGGAGAACGCCTTCGACTACCCCGGCTTCGTCCCCGCGTTCATCCGCGACTCCTTCTGCGAGGGCCGCGGCCCCTTCCGCTGGGTCGCGCTGAGTGGCGATCCCGAGGACATCCGCGCCACCGACCGCGCGCTGCTGGACCTCTTCCCGCACGACGAACGCCTGCAATCCTGGCTCACGTACGCCGCCGACCAGATCGCCTTCCAGGGCCTCCCCGCCCGCATCTGCTGGCTCGGGTACCGGGAACGCGACCAGGCCGCGCGCCTCTTCAACGAGATGGTCGCCGACGGCCGCCTGAAAGCCCCCATCGTCATCGGCCGCGACCACCTTGACGCGGGTAGCGTCGCCAGCCCCTACCGCGAAACGGAAGCTATGCTGGACGGCAGCGACGCCGTATCCGACTGGCCCCTCCTGAACTTCGGCGTCGGTATCGCGTCGGGCGCCAGCTGGATGAGCTTCCATCACGGCGGCGGCGTCGGGCTGGGCTTCAGCCAGCACAGCGGCCTCGTCATCGTCGCCGACGGCACTCCCGAAGCCGCGCAGAAACTGTCCCGCGCCCTCACCAACGACCCAGGCATGGGCGTCATCCGCCACGCCGACGCCGGATACGACCACGCCCTGAACGTCGCCCGCGAACGCGGCCTCGACCTCCCCAGCCTCGGCATACAGTCCAGAGAATGA